In Pectobacterium actinidiae, the DNA window CCGTTTTATAATGCCGACGAGCCCACAGCAGCCCAACGCCCAGCAGCGCCCAGGTTGCGGCAAACATGGTATGCCCAGAGGGGAATGCAAAGCCGGTTTCAAACTGCCAGTGGCTGCGCAGCCACTGCGGAATCTGCGTTTGATCCTGCAATTGCGTTTTCACCAGTTCCGAACGCTCTTTACGCGGCAGCGAGTAGAAATAGCTGTCGTCAACCTGATGATTTTTCTCCAGCCAGACGACATAGGGCCTTGATTCCTTTGCCCACTCTTTAATCCCCGATTTGATTCCCTGACCAATCAGCACCGTAATCGCCATGATGACCAGCAGACCGAGCGCAGGCTTCAGACGAAAACGCAGGCACCAGAGAAACCAAATACCTAGCACAATGCTGGTCAGAATGCCCCACGGCGATGTCACCGTTTCGGTAATCCAGAAGAGTACGCGCAACCACGGCCCACCATACTCCGGTTGCCACTGCCAGCCGCTCATCCAGATAGTCATTGGCATAATCAGTAATAGCGCAGCACCAATAGTGGTTCGTTTGGCAATTTCGAACATAATTTCTTCCCATAATTCAGCATGATGCTATGCAACAAAACTTTCACAATTCTATCAGAAAATCCGACACGAACTGTCAGTATGGCGTAAAATAGCGCTCAGTTCTGTCAACGAACCTGAAACCAAACCACGGTAAGGCCTCGTTGTAATTCAATTTTTGTGATGTTCTTAGACAGGCTTTTTTGCTGGTCAAGCGCGATAGGCAGCAGTAGGATTCGCGTCAGAACTTTATTTTTGGACATAGCTTTTTGGAACACAGCTTTTTTGGAGAAAAGTATGCAGCTAAAACGGGTGGCGGAAGCCAAGTTACCCACTCCGTGGGGCGATTTTCTGATGGTGGGTTTTGAAGAGATCGCCACAGGTCACGATCACCTTGCATTGGTCTATGGTGATATTTCCGGTTCAGTTCCCGTACTTGCTCGCGTGCATTCCGAGTGCCTGACAGGGGATGCCTTGTTTAGCCTGCGCTGTGACTGTGGTTTCCAGCTTGAGGCTGCATTGGGCCACATCGCCGAAGAAGGTCGCGGCGTGCTGTTATACCATCGTCAGGAAGGTCGCAATATCGGTCTGCTCAATAAAATCCGCGCTTATGCGTTGCAGGATCTGGGAGCCGATACGGTAGAAGCCAACCATCAGCTTGGGTTTGCCGCCGACGAGCGCGACTTCACGCTGTGCGCCGACATGTTCAAGCTGCTCGACGTTGATGAAGTTCGCCTGCTGACCAATAATCCGCAGAAAGTGAAAATACTCAACGAAGCAGGCATCAATATCGTTGAACGCGTGCCATTAATCGTCGGACGTAACCCGAAAAATGAGAACTATCTGGCGACCAAAGCTGCCAAAATGGGGCACATGCTGGATATAAAATAGCACTCCCGCCTTGCGCCAATATTGTTTCCGCAGCGAAGACAGCCGGTTTTCACCGGCAGTCTTATTCAGGCTAGTGCTTGATGATGTACATATCTTGCGTGTAATAATCACCACGCACATTAGGAGAAAAACCGCCAATATAGGTCTTAACCATCTGTGGCTGAACATAGTAATAGATGGGCAGTAATGGAATCGTGTTATCTAAAATATCTGAGGCCTGTTGATAAATAGCCTCTTTCTCCTGCTTATCCTCCACCGTCAGCGCTTTTTTCAACAACGCGTCGTACTGTGTATTACTGAATTTACCGTTGTTGTTACTGTCATTCGTTTCCAGAGTATTCAAGAACGTACTGGCTTCATTGTAATCCCCTGTCCAGGACTGTCTGACCACCTCAAAATTACCGGTACGTACGGTATCCAGCATCGTTTTCCATTCCTGATTTTGCAGCGTCACTTCTGAGCCAAGATTCTTTTTCCACATTGAACTCGCGGCAATCGCCACGCGTAAGTGCGATTCCGAGGTGTTGTAAAGCAGGTTGAATTTCAGCGGATGTTTTTCATCAAATCCAGCTTCTTTCAACAGTTTTTTCGCTTCTTCGTTGCGCTGTTGCTGTGTCCAGCTTGCCCATTCAGGATCCTTACGCTGGAAGCCACCGATATTTTTAGGAATCAAACTGTAAGCAGGCGTCTGTCCCATCCCAAGCACATTATTGGCGATAATATCTTTATCTAAGCTGAGATCCAGAGCGCGACGAACACGAGGATCGTCAAAAGGTGCCTTTTTCGTATTGAAGCGATAGAAGTAGGTACCGATCTGCGGCGACACCTTCACTTCCTGAGGGTATTCTTTTTTCAATGATGCGAACTGAATCGGTGATAAAAGCCCCGTAATGTCAATCTCGCCGGATTTATAGCGGTTTAACTCCGCCGCCTGCGAGCTGATCGGCAGGTACGTCACTTTGTTAATCACGGTATGCGCGTTATCCCAATACTGGCTATTGCGCTTGCCGACAATACGTTCGTTAACCACCCACTCGCTCAGCGTGTAGGGACCGCTGCTGACAAAATTCCCGACCTGCGTCCAGTTATCAGGATG includes these proteins:
- the pgpB gene encoding phosphatidylglycerophosphatase B, whose amino-acid sequence is MFEIAKRTTIGAALLLIMPMTIWMSGWQWQPEYGGPWLRVLFWITETVTSPWGILTSIVLGIWFLWCLRFRLKPALGLLVIMAITVLIGQGIKSGIKEWAKESRPYVVWLEKNHQVDDSYFYSLPRKERSELVKTQLQDQTQIPQWLRSHWQFETGFAFPSGHTMFAATWALLGVGLLWARRHYKTVVILMLWASGVMGSRLVLGMHWPQDLVVATLISWLLVVVASWLAQRWCGPLSLQYEEIKEQAEEDAAENKSP
- the ribA gene encoding GTP cyclohydrolase II, which encodes MQLKRVAEAKLPTPWGDFLMVGFEEIATGHDHLALVYGDISGSVPVLARVHSECLTGDALFSLRCDCGFQLEAALGHIAEEGRGVLLYHRQEGRNIGLLNKIRAYALQDLGADTVEANHQLGFAADERDFTLCADMFKLLDVDEVRLLTNNPQKVKILNEAGINIVERVPLIVGRNPKNENYLATKAAKMGHMLDIK
- a CDS encoding ABC transporter substrate-binding protein; translated protein: MNELIKKRFKHSLLLLTLCATGSMTSVFAAQVPAGTALADKQELVRGNGSEPASLDPHKVESDVEGHIINDFFDNLVRVGDDGTIQPRLAERWDNKDNTVWTFHLRPDAKWSNGSPITADDVVFSWQRLGDPKTLSPYGSYVASMYVKNAADIMAGKKAPDTLGIKALDSHTVEVTLEHPLSYFLEMSAYHVLVPLPKAVIEKHPDNWTQVGNFVSSGPYTLSEWVVNERIVGKRNSQYWDNAHTVINKVTYLPISSQAAELNRYKSGEIDITGLLSPIQFASLKKEYPQEVKVSPQIGTYFYRFNTKKAPFDDPRVRRALDLSLDKDIIANNVLGMGQTPAYSLIPKNIGGFQRKDPEWASWTQQQRNEEAKKLLKEAGFDEKHPLKFNLLYNTSESHLRVAIAASSMWKKNLGSEVTLQNQEWKTMLDTVRTGNFEVVRQSWTGDYNEASTFLNTLETNDSNNNGKFSNTQYDALLKKALTVEDKQEKEAIYQQASDILDNTIPLLPIYYYVQPQMVKTYIGGFSPNVRGDYYTQDMYIIKH